One Calidithermus timidus DSM 17022 genomic window, ACTTTGTTCAAAAACACCACGATGTACGGCACCCCTACCTGCCGAGCCAGCAGGATGTGTTCGCGCGTCTGCGGCATCGGTCCATCGGTCCCAGACACCACCAAGATCGCCCCGTCCATCTGTGCCGCTCCCGTGATCATGTTCTTCACGTAGTCCGCGTGCCCCGGGCANTCNACGTGGCTGTAGTGCCGCTGGGCCGTCTCGTACTCCACGTGCGCCGTGTTGATCGTGATCCCACGCGCCTTCTCCTCCGGCGCCTTGTCGATCTGGTCGTAGTCCTGCACCTCGATGCTCGGGTTCGCCGCCGCCGCTACAAACGTGATCGCCGCCGTCAGCGTCGTCTTCCCGTGGTCTACGTGCCCGATCGTCCCCACGTTTACGTGCGGTTTCGTCCTCTCGAATACACCTTTCGCCATGGTTGCCTCCTTTGGCTTCCGCTGCCGGTGAGGCCAGCGCCACACCTTTTCATTTGCACGCCGCCCGTAGCGGTGACCGGGCGGCGCCTGTACTGCTATGGAGCTCGGGATCGGGCTTGAACCGACGACCTCACCCTTACCAAGGGTGTGCTCTACCAGCTGAGCTACCCGAGCACTCCAGCGCTTGCTTACCTCCGACTGTGCCGCTCATCAGCGGCACGGAGATAAAGTGGAGCGGGAAATGGGACTCGAACCCACGACCCTCTGCTTGGGAAGCAGATGCTCTACCAACTGAGCTATTCCCGCGCATGGCGCTCTCGCGCTACCTCTAGCTTACAGCTTATAGCCAGACAGCGCCATCGGCTATAGGCCATGAGCATGAGGTGTATGGTGGGCAGGGATGGATTCGAACCATCGAAGGCTTGCGCCAACGGTTTTACAGACCGTCCCCTTTGGCCGCTCGGGCACCTGCCCCCACTTCTGAATTTTGGAGCCACCCATCGGAATCGAACCGACAACCTTCCGATTACAAGTCGGGTGCTCTACCAATTGAGCTAGGGTGGCCCGCCTCGTTTGGTATTCCCGATGGTTGGCGTGGACTAAGGGCTTGAACCTTGTCCGAGCGAATAGGTTACACCAGGGATAGGGCGCTGTCAAGGCAAGAGAATGCGCTGCTAGAGGCAGTTCCCCGCACGACAAGTCCATTTTGGGCACAAGAGTGTGGGGGTTGAAGGCGCTTAATGGCATACCGGCTGGTAGATTGCTGAGCGGTGGTAGATTAGCCCCATGCGCCTCACGCCCTACGGAGCCGCCAGGACCGTCACCGGAAGCTGCCATCTAGTTGAGTACCAAAATTACCGCTTGCTGCTGGATTGCGGAGCCTATCAAGGTTCCGAGGACGACCGCAACAACGAGCCTTTTGGCTTCGAGCCAGCGACGATTGATGCAGTGGTGATCTCACACGCACATCACGATCACATAGGCCGCCTGCCGCTGTTGATTCGGCGGGGCTACAAAGGCAGGGTTTACGCCACCAAACCCACACAGCTCTTCCTGCCGGTGATCCTCGAGGACTCCCTGCACCTCATGAGCGAGGAGCGTGACCGCCTGCTGCGCAAGGGCAAGCAGCCCCCACCTCTGGACTGGGATGAAACCGACCTGCGGGAGCTATATACCCGGCTCGAGGTCATCCCGCTGGGGCAAAGCCTCGAGTTCGGACCCCTCCGGGTACGGCTCGGCGACGCAGGCCACCTGCCGGGCAGCGCCTTCGTCGAGGTGAGGGCGGGGGGAAAACGGCTGGTCTTCAGCGGCGACTTGGGTCACAGCGCCAAGGAGGTGCTGCCCGACCTCGAGGATGCCACCCCCGCCGACTTGACGCTGTGCGAGGGCACCTACGGCGACCGCTCGCACCGCCCCTTCCCCGAAACCATCGCCGAGTTCGCCCACATCCTCTCGGAGACCCTGGACAAGGGGGGCAAGGTCTTCATCCCCAGCTTCGCCCTCGAGCGCACCCAGGAAATCCTGTTCTACCTGCGCGACCTCGAGGAGAAGCGCCAAATCCCCAGCGTCCGGGTCTTCGTTGATTCGCCCATGGCCTCCAAGATCAGCGACATCTACCCCTCGGTGCGCGAATACCTCAGTGAGGAGGTGCGAGCGCTTTACCGCCAAGGACGCGATCCCTTCAGGCCCAGGAGGTTGGAGTACACCCAGAGCGTGGAGGACTCCAAGGCCCTCAATGAGCTCGAAGGCCCCCTGGTCATCATCGCCGGAAGCGGGATGCTGGCTGGAGGACGCATCCTGCATCACCTGCGCCACGGTCTACCGGGGGAAAACAACGCCCTGGTGATCACCGGCTACCAGCCCAGGGGAGGGCTGGGGCGACTGCTGATCGAAGGAGCCCAGAGGGTACGCATGTTCGGTGAGGACGTGCCCGTGCGGGCCCACACCCACACCCTCGGCGGCTTCTCCGGCCATGCCGGGCAGGACGAGCTGCTTCGCTGGCTCGAGGGCGAGCAGCGGGTGGCGCTGGTGCACGGGGAAGCAGACAAGCTCGAGGCCCTGCGGCAAAAGCTCACCCAACAAAACACCCGTGCTTTCCTGGCGGAATGGGGTCGGGCAATCGAGGTTTGATCGTCAATGCCGAATCTGGTATCACTTCCACTCGCGAATAGGTATCAACTCACCGCCTTCAACCACCTTGCGGGTGGGTTTGTAGGCCCGGTTAAACCAGATCTCCAGCGTAGCCCGCTCGAGGCTCTTCGGCCCGATGATGTGCTTGCGCACGTAGTAGCCCCCGCCCTCGTCGACGGAGATTTCACCGCCTTTGGTCAGGCGCAATTCGACGATCTCGCCGCTTTTGAGCAGCCGCACCCGCACCCACAGCACCCGATCGCCCTCGGGTTTGACGTGCTCGTCCCGTTTGAAAAAGCCGAACATGAGCCTAATTTACCGCCATCACGCGGCCACCGGTCAGGGCCACGAGTTGCTGGGGGGTGAGTGCGAAGAGGGCGTTAGGCGTGCCCGCCGCGGCCCACACCTGCTCGTATTGCAGCAGGTCGGGGTCGATGAGGGCCTCGAGGGGAGTGGCGTGACCCACCGGGGGCACCCCGCCGATGGCGAAGCCGCTCACTTCGCGCACCCAGTCGGGCTTGGCCCGCTCGAGCCGCTCCCCCAGCCTCTCCCCCACCTTCACCTCGTCCACGCGCTTGGAGCCGCTGACCAAAAGCAGGTAGGGCCTGCCCGACTCCGCCCCGCGGAAGATGAGGGACTTAACGATCTGGCCCACGCTGCACCCCACCGCGTCGGCGGCTTCCTGGGCGGTGCGGGTGGAGACGGGCATCTCGACGACCTCGAGTTCGCCAAAGCCCCGCTCGCGAAGGACATCCTGAACCTTTTGGGCGCTCGGGCTGAGCATGTGGGCTCCTCAGCAAGCCGCCAGGTCGGCCAGCAGACCTGACAGCAGCGCGGTGCGGCGGGGGATCTCGGGGATGACGACGTGCTCGGTGAGCTGGTGGGCATCCGCGCCGAAAAGACCCAGGCCGTCGAGGGTGGGCACGCCCAGCGCAGCGGTGAAGTTGCCGTCGGAGCCGCCCCCCACGCGACCCGCGCCCAGGCTGAGGCCCAGCGAAGCCCCGACGCGCCTGGCCCGCTCGAAGAGTTCCAGCGAGGCCGGGCTGGGCTCCATGGGCGGGCGGTTGAGGCCGCCGCTCAGGCGCAGCCGCGCGCCGGGCAGGACGGGCTGCAGGCCCCTGAAAGCCGCCTCGAGGCGCTCGTACTCGGCCATGGTCCACACCCGGAAGTCCACCGTCACCGAGGCCTCGGCGGCCACCACGTTGACGGCGGTGCCGCCTTGGACCTTGTTGGGGCCGAGGGTAGTGCCCTTTTCCCAGTCCTGCAGGGCCACGATCTTGAGAATCTGGTGGGCCAGCTCGACCACCGCGTTGACGCCCTTCTCGGGTTCGACGCCCTGGTGGGCGGGCTTGCCCTGGGCGGTGAGGGTGTACATGCCCGTGCCTTTACGTGCGACCTTGAGGTCACCGTTGCCCATGGGGGCCTCGAGCACCAGCACCAGCTCATTGCGCCGGGCCGCCGTCTCGATGGCCTCGCGCGAAGCCGGCGAGCCCACCTCCTCGTCGGGGGTGAAGAGCAGCTCGAGCCGCGGCAGCCCCAGGCCCATCTCGTCGTTGGCGCGCAGCGCCCACAAGAGCTGCACGATGTTGCCCTTCATGTCGTAGACGCCAGGACCATAGGCCCGTTCGCCCTCGACCTTCCACCCGAAGACCCCGCGCGGATGCACGGTGTCGTAGTGGCACAGCACAAGGACCTTGGGGCCACTGTGGCCGAATTTCAGGCTCAAGATGGGACCGTTTTTGCTGTCCTCGTGCCTGAGCTCAGCGAAGCGGCCAAAGCGCGTCTTGATCCAGGCCGCTACGGCCTCGAGCCCCAGAAGGTCGTGGGAGGGGGATTCGAGGCAGACGATGGCCTCGAGGTCGGCGAGGATGCTGGGAAGGTGGGATTCGAAGTAGGCAAGCGGGGTCACGCAACACATACTAGCGCTTTTGGAGTGCTGGACGCCTAACGCAGAACGTCCTGACCCCCAGCTACCTACACCCCTACCTTCCACTTCGGCCCTTCCCGGGTGTCCTCCACGGCGAGGCCGAGCTCCGCGAGGCGGTTGCGGATCTGGTCGGAGAGGGTGAAGTTGCGCTCGCGGCGAGCTTCCTCGCGGATCTCGAGCAGCAGCTTGATGAGGCCGTCGAGCAATTCGCCGCCCAGGCTGGCCTCGAGCACCCGCTTGGGGAACAGGCCCAGCACCCCCTCACCCAGCCTGCCGAAGACCTCCTCGGCCCGCGCCAGCGTGTCCCGGCCTGGCTTGTCCGGCATGGCGCGGTTGAACTCGGTGACGAACTCGAAGAGTGCGGCCAGGGCCTGGGCGGTGTTGAGGTCGTCGTCGAGGGCGGCGGCGAAGCGGGTCTCGAGCGCGTCGATGGCCTGCTCGAGCCCGGCATGCCGCCCAGCCGGGGCTTCGGCAACCTGGCGGCGGATCTCGCGGTAGGCGTTGAGCAGGCGCATGTAGCCCTGCTTGGCGGCCTCGAGGCCCTCCCAGGTGAAGTCCATCACGCTGCGGTAGTGGCTGCTCAGCAGGTAGAAGCGCACCGTGATGGGCTCGTGCCGGGTGAGCAGGTCGCGCAGCACCACGAAGTTGCCGGTGCTCTTGGCCATCTTCTCGCCGCCCAGCAACACGTGGTTGTGGTGCATCCAGTAGCGGGCGAAGCGGTAACCAGCCGCCTCGGCCTGGGCGATCTCGGCTTCGTGGTGGGGGAATTGCAGGTCGATGCCGCCGGAGTGGATGTCGAAACCCTCGCCCAGGTACTTCAGGCTCATGGCGCTGCACTCGATGTGCCAGCCAGGGTAACCCTCGCCCCAAGGGCTCTTCCAACGCATGATGTGCTCGGGGTCGGCGCTCTTCCACAGCGCGAAGTCGCGGGGGTCCTCCTTCTCCTCGCGCACCTCCACCCGTGCTCCAGCCTCCTGCTCCTCGAGCTGGCGGTTGGCGAGCTTGCCGAAGCTGGGCCAGGCCCTCACCCGGAAATAGACCGAACCGCCGCGCACGTAGGCGTAGCCGCGCTCGAGCAGCCGTTGGACGAGGTCGATCTGCTCGGGGATGTGCCCGGCGGCGCGGGGAGCGATGTCGGGGCGGCGCACGTTGAGGTCCCTCATGTCGTCGAAGTAGGCCCACATGTACTTCTCGGCGACCTCCATCGGCTCAAGCCGCTCGAGCTTAGCCCGCTTCTGCACCTTGTCCTCGCCCTCGTCGGCGTCGTCTACGAGGTGGCCCACATCGGTGATGTTGGAGACGAAGCGCACCTTGTAGCCGCTATGCTCCAGCCATCGCCTGAGCACGTCGTAGGTGATGGGGCCGCGGGCGTGGCCTAGGTGGGGGTCGCCGTAGACCGTGGGGCCGCAGAAGTAGATACCCACGTAGCCGGGCGTGCCGGGCACGAAGGGCTCTTTCTGGCGGGTGAGGGTGTTGTAAATCTGCAGAGGCATCGGGGTCTCCTGATTCAGTTTGGCTCGAGGCTGGCCTGGTGTGGGTATTGAAAACGCCGGGCCTGGGCATGGCGGCACCAGACACCCGGCGGCGGGTTCAGCTCAACATCGCACGACGAAGGTCATGGGTCGAGTATACCTCGAGCCACCCCCGCCTCAGGCCATGGCCCGCTCCTTGAGCCCGGCCAGCAGCCCGTCGCAGTTTTCCTTCATCAGCTTGAGCACGAGCTTTTGCAGCAGCCCGCCGAAGATGGGGATATTGAGCTCGTACTCGAGCTCGAGCCTGACCCTCGTACCCCCGTCGGCCTCCTCGAAGACCCAGCTGCCCTCGTACTTGTCGAAATCGCCCTCGGGGCTTCTGAAGCGGTTGCGCAGCTCGGCGTCGAACCACTCCTCCTCCTCGATCCAGTGCACCTTCTTGCCCATCGCCACCGCCACCCACTCGCTTTTGGAGCGGTTGCCGTGGTCCTCGAGCACCTGCAAGCTCTGGACGTCCTTGAGGTAGGGCTTGAGCCCCGCGAGGTCCTTGGCGCAGGCGTAGACGTGGGTGGGCGGCTTGGGGATGAAGATTTCAGATTGCACGTGCGGCATACCCACCCAGTTTAACGCCCTCAGGCTTACTGGTTGGAAAGGGTGTTGATGATCTGGAACAGCGGCAGGAACATCCCCGCCACGATCAGGCCCACCACGCCCCCCAAGAACACGATCATGATGGGCTCGATGGCCGCAGTGAGGCTGCTCACGGCCTCGTCCACCTCGCGCTCGTAGAAGTCGCCGATTTTCTGCAGCATCACGTCGAGCGCGCCGGTCTCCTCGCCGATGGCGATCATCGAGCCCACCATGGGCGGGAAGACCTGGGGGTAAGCCTGGATGGTGGCGTAGACGGGCTCACCGGCCTGGATGGTGGTCTTGGTCTCCTCGAGGATGTCCTCGATGATGGCGTTGCCCGCCGTGCCCTTGGTGATGTCGAGCGATTCGACGATGTTGACGCCGCTGGTGATGAGCAGGCCGAAGGTGCGCGAGAAGCGAGCGAGGGCGCTCTTCTTGTTGAGGTTGCCGAAGACCGGCATCCGCAGCTTGATGCGGTCGATCACCCGGCGTCCCTGCTCGGTGCGGTAGTAAGAGCGGTAAGCGAAGAAGCCCACGATGGCCAGGAGAACGATGAACAACGTGCCCGCACGCAATGCGTCGGAGATGGCAATCAGGAGGCGCGTCAGCAGGGGCAGCTCCGAACCGAGCCCGGTCAGAATCCCGGCAAACTGGGGAACCACCCCGGTCAGCAGGAAGTAGGTCACGCCGACAGCGAAGACGAAGACGATAGCGGGATAGGTCAGGGCCGAGCGGATCTTGCCGCGCAGCTCGAGGTCCTTCTCCAGGAAGGTCGCCAGCCGGTCGAGGATGGCGTCGAGGGTGCCCGAGGTCTCCCCAGCCTTGACCAGGTTGATGTACAGGCGCGAGAAGAGCCTGTGCTTGGAAAGCGCGTCGCTGAAGGTGGTTCCACCCTCCACCTCGGTGCGGATCTCCTTGATGATCTCGCGGAACTTCTTGTTCTCGGTCTGCTTCTCGAGGATGGCCAGCGACTGCACGATGGGCAGCCCCGCCGAGAGCATGGTGGCGAGCTGGCGGCTGAAGACCGCGAGGTCCTTGAGGCCGGGGCCGCGCTCGAGGCCGGGGAGCTTGATTTCCGCCTGTAAACCCCGGCCCTGCTCCTTGATCTCGGCGACGAAAAAGCCCTTGTCACGAAGGGAGCGGGCAGCCGTGCGAATGTCCTCGGCTTCGATCACCGCAGCGATCAGGCGCCCCTCACGATCACGAGCTTTGTAGTTGAAGCTAGGCATACTGGTAGTATAGCCAGGGTTGAGGGGCGGAGTTGTCCGTTTTCCACCCTGGCTCAAGACATCATGAACGCAGCGCAGGCACAGTTACTGGCGGTACTCTTCGCCGCAGGGCGTCCGGTGAGCCTGGCCGAGCTCTCGGCCCTCGCGCCGGAGGAGGCCGTTGTGCGGGAGCTGGCGGGCCTGGAGCACTGGCTCCTCCAGCATCCCATCGGCGTGCAAATCGAGCGGGTGGCCGGGGGGTGGCGACTGGTGGTCCACCCAGCGCACCTGGATGCGGTCGAGCGGGTCCTGCGGCCCAATCCGCCCCGGCTTTCGCGGGCCGCGCTGGAGGTGCTGGCCATCGTGGCCTACCAGCAGCCCATCACCCGCGCCGAACTCGAGGCCGTGCGTGGGCGCAGCGTGGACGGGGTGCTCGAGGGGTTGCTCGAGCGCGAACTGATCCGCGTAGTAGGCGAAAAGGAGGCCATAGGCCGACCAAAGCTCTACGGCACCACCGAGCGCTTTTTGGAGCTCTTTGGCCTGGAGAGCCTCAAGGAGCTGCCCCCGCTCGAGGAAGGCCCAGTGTTGCTGCTGCGGGGCTGAGCTCATCCGCCGATCCCTGATAATATGCCGTGATGCGTTTGCGGGTCGACCTTCAACGAAACAAGGACAGTTATACCGACCAGATCATCGCAGTCGCGGTTTTCCACGGCAGCGCGATCGGAGCCTTGCTCAGCCAGGGGGCCCGCGAAGTCTGGGTCGCACCGAGCGTCCGATCGGCCCGGTCACTGGCACAGCCTGGCGACGTCCTGCTGGGCGAAGAAGAGGGCATCCCACCCGAGGGCTTCCACCACAGCCTTTCCCTGCGGGACCTGCTCAAGATCGACTTCAGCGGCAAGCGGGCCATCGTCTTCGCCTATACCCTCTGCAAGGCCCTGGCCCCCAGCGACACACGGGTAATGTTGGGCTACTTCCGCAATGCCAAAGCAGTGGTGGAAGCCAGCCTCCAAGCCCGCGAGGAAGTAGCGCTGGTGTGCGCCTCCGACGCGAGTGGGGAACCCAGCCTGGGGAACATCCTGGCGGCGGGGTTTCTGGCCAGGCGCATCCAGCAGCTCACCAAAGCGGAGCACCTCGAGGGCGCGCTGTTGGCCTCGAGCCTGCTCAGAGCCTTTCCCGACCCCCAGGAGGGGCTTTTCGCCAGCGCCGCCGGGCAGCGCCGCTACCGCATGGGCCGCAGCGAGGATTTGGCCCTGGCCAGCTTGATCGGCGTTGAAGACGTAATCCCCGAGCTCAAGGAGGTGCGGGTGCTGGGGGCAAAAGAACACGGCCTGAGCAAAGACCGCCCGGTCTACCGCTTTGGCCGCCGGGGGGAATGATGCAAAGGGTAGAAGTGCTCGGCCTCCCGGTAGACCTCGTCAGCCTCGAGCAGGCCGTCGCGCGCATCGGGGAGATGCTGGAGTCGCCTGGAACCCATCAGGTCATCACCCTCAACCCGGAGTACGTGGTGCGGGCTCAGGGCGACCCCGAGCTCGTGCAAGCCGCACGGGAGAGCGAGCTGGTGACGGCAGACGGCGTGGGCATCGTGTGGGCAGTGCGCCAGCTGAGCAAGCAGCAGTTGCCAGAGCGCGTCAGCGGAGCCGACCTGGTCCCGGCTCTGCTCGAGCGCTTCGGCCCCAAGCTGCGGGTCTTCTTCCTGGGAGCCAGGCCCGGCGTGGCCCAGAAAGCTGCCGAGAAGGCTCGAGCCCGCTGGGGAATCCAGGTCGTCGGGGTGCAAGACGGCTACTTCAAGGACGAAGCCCCGATAGTCGAGCGGATCGCCCAGGCTCGACCCGACCTGCTGCTGGTGGGCATGGGCGAGCGCCAGGATTTGTTCATCTACCGCAACAAGGCCCGGTTGGGAGCCAGGGTAGCCATCGGCATCGGTGGGATGCTGGACGTGCTCTCGGGCGAGGTCAAGCGCGTACATCCGCTATTCCAACGGCTGGGCCTGGAGTGGCTGGTGCGCATCGCCGGCGACCGCAAGCGCTGGGGGCGCTTCCCCCGGCTGATCCAGTTCGTGCGGCTGGTGCAGGCGGCGAAGAAAGCCCATAGCCGATAGCCAAGGGTTTTGGGGCATCAGTCCTGCGGCACCGGCTGGGCTTTCACCAGCGCATAGGCATAGCCATCGGTGAGGGCCTTGAGGGAAGCCTCGAGGCTGTTGCGGCTTGCACCTACGGTGGTCCAGCGCTCTCCGGCGCGGTGCATCTCGATCATGACCCGCACCCCGCTCGCCGTACCGCTCTCCTGCCCGCTGAGGATGCGCATCTTGTAGTCGGAGAGCTCGATCTCGCCAATTTCGGGGTAGAAGGCCTGCACCGCTTTGCGGAAGGCGATGTCGAGCGCCGAGACCGGGCCGAACTTGCTCTCCCCCGCCGTGTGCTGCACGCTCTCCCCCACCTTCACCCGCACCGTGGCCTCGGCCC contains:
- a CDS encoding GTP-binding protein: MAKGVFERTKPHVNVGTIGHVDHGKTTLTAAITFVAAAANPSIEVQDYDQIDKAPEEKARGITINTAHVEYETAQRHYSHVXCPGHADYVKNMITGAAQMDGAILVVSGTDGPMPQTREHILLARQVGVPYIVVFLNKV
- a CDS encoding MBL fold metallo-hydrolase, giving the protein MRLTPYGAARTVTGSCHLVEYQNYRLLLDCGAYQGSEDDRNNEPFGFEPATIDAVVISHAHHDHIGRLPLLIRRGYKGRVYATKPTQLFLPVILEDSLHLMSEERDRLLRKGKQPPPLDWDETDLRELYTRLEVIPLGQSLEFGPLRVRLGDAGHLPGSAFVEVRAGGKRLVFSGDLGHSAKEVLPDLEDATPADLTLCEGTYGDRSHRPFPETIAEFAHILSETLDKGGKVFIPSFALERTQEILFYLRDLEEKRQIPSVRVFVDSPMASKISDIYPSVREYLSEEVRALYRQGRDPFRPRRLEYTQSVEDSKALNELEGPLVIIAGSGMLAGGRILHHLRHGLPGENNALVITGYQPRGGLGRLLIEGAQRVRMFGEDVPVRAHTHTLGGFSGHAGQDELLRWLEGEQRVALVHGEADKLEALRQKLTQQNTRAFLAEWGRAIEV
- a CDS encoding YbaK/EbsC family protein; this encodes MLSPSAQKVQDVLRERGFGELEVVEMPVSTRTAQEAADAVGCSVGQIVKSLIFRGAESGRPYLLLVSGSKRVDEVKVGERLGERLERAKPDWVREVSGFAIGGVPPVGHATPLEALIDPDLLQYEQVWAAAGTPNALFALTPQQLVALTGGRVMAVN
- a CDS encoding M20 family metallopeptidase → MTPLAYFESHLPSILADLEAIVCLESPSHDLLGLEAVAAWIKTRFGRFAELRHEDSKNGPILSLKFGHSGPKVLVLCHYDTVHPRGVFGWKVEGERAYGPGVYDMKGNIVQLLWALRANDEMGLGLPRLELLFTPDEEVGSPASREAIETAARRNELVLVLEAPMGNGDLKVARKGTGMYTLTAQGKPAHQGVEPEKGVNAVVELAHQILKIVALQDWEKGTTLGPNKVQGGTAVNVVAAEASVTVDFRVWTMAEYERLEAAFRGLQPVLPGARLRLSGGLNRPPMEPSPASLELFERARRVGASLGLSLGAGRVGGGSDGNFTAALGVPTLDGLGLFGADAHQLTEHVVIPEIPRRTALLSGLLADLAAC
- the cysS gene encoding cysteine--tRNA ligase, with the translated sequence MPLQIYNTLTRQKEPFVPGTPGYVGIYFCGPTVYGDPHLGHARGPITYDVLRRWLEHSGYKVRFVSNITDVGHLVDDADEGEDKVQKRAKLERLEPMEVAEKYMWAYFDDMRDLNVRRPDIAPRAAGHIPEQIDLVQRLLERGYAYVRGGSVYFRVRAWPSFGKLANRQLEEQEAGARVEVREEKEDPRDFALWKSADPEHIMRWKSPWGEGYPGWHIECSAMSLKYLGEGFDIHSGGIDLQFPHHEAEIAQAEAAGYRFARYWMHHNHVLLGGEKMAKSTGNFVVLRDLLTRHEPITVRFYLLSSHYRSVMDFTWEGLEAAKQGYMRLLNAYREIRRQVAEAPAGRHAGLEQAIDALETRFAAALDDDLNTAQALAALFEFVTEFNRAMPDKPGRDTLARAEEVFGRLGEGVLGLFPKRVLEASLGGELLDGLIKLLLEIREEARRERNFTLSDQIRNRLAELGLAVEDTREGPKWKVGV
- a CDS encoding type II toxin-antitoxin system RatA family toxin, with the protein product MPHVQSEIFIPKPPTHVYACAKDLAGLKPYLKDVQSLQVLEDHGNRSKSEWVAVAMGKKVHWIEEEEWFDAELRNRFRSPEGDFDKYEGSWVFEEADGGTRVRLELEYELNIPIFGGLLQKLVLKLMKENCDGLLAGLKERAMA
- a CDS encoding type II secretion system F family protein; translation: MPSFNYKARDREGRLIAAVIEAEDIRTAARSLRDKGFFVAEIKEQGRGLQAEIKLPGLERGPGLKDLAVFSRQLATMLSAGLPIVQSLAILEKQTENKKFREIIKEIRTEVEGGTTFSDALSKHRLFSRLYINLVKAGETSGTLDAILDRLATFLEKDLELRGKIRSALTYPAIVFVFAVGVTYFLLTGVVPQFAGILTGLGSELPLLTRLLIAISDALRAGTLFIVLLAIVGFFAYRSYYRTEQGRRVIDRIKLRMPVFGNLNKKSALARFSRTFGLLITSGVNIVESLDITKGTAGNAIIEDILEETKTTIQAGEPVYATIQAYPQVFPPMVGSMIAIGEETGALDVMLQKIGDFYEREVDEAVSSLTAAIEPIMIVFLGGVVGLIVAGMFLPLFQIINTLSNQ
- the scpB gene encoding SMC-Scp complex subunit ScpB; the protein is MNAAQAQLLAVLFAAGRPVSLAELSALAPEEAVVRELAGLEHWLLQHPIGVQIERVAGGWRLVVHPAHLDAVERVLRPNPPRLSRAALEVLAIVAYQQPITRAELEAVRGRSVDGVLEGLLERELIRVVGEKEAIGRPKLYGTTERFLELFGLESLKELPPLEEGPVLLLRG
- a CDS encoding 2-phosphosulfolactate phosphatase; translation: MRLRVDLQRNKDSYTDQIIAVAVFHGSAIGALLSQGAREVWVAPSVRSARSLAQPGDVLLGEEEGIPPEGFHHSLSLRDLLKIDFSGKRAIVFAYTLCKALAPSDTRVMLGYFRNAKAVVEASLQAREEVALVCASDASGEPSLGNILAAGFLARRIQQLTKAEHLEGALLASSLLRAFPDPQEGLFASAAGQRRYRMGRSEDLALASLIGVEDVIPELKEVRVLGAKEHGLSKDRPVYRFGRRGE
- a CDS encoding WecB/TagA/CpsF family glycosyltransferase, producing the protein MQRVEVLGLPVDLVSLEQAVARIGEMLESPGTHQVITLNPEYVVRAQGDPELVQAARESELVTADGVGIVWAVRQLSKQQLPERVSGADLVPALLERFGPKLRVFFLGARPGVAQKAAEKARARWGIQVVGVQDGYFKDEAPIVERIAQARPDLLLVGMGERQDLFIYRNKARLGARVAIGIGGMLDVLSGEVKRVHPLFQRLGLEWLVRIAGDRKRWGRFPRLIQFVRLVQAAKKAHSR